The following nucleotide sequence is from Candidatus Endomicrobium procryptotermitis.
TAACTATTTTTTTCTCGATGAGCTTCAATGCATTTTGAGCACACCATTTTACACATTGTCCGCAGGCTTTGCATCTTTCGGCTCTTACTTTAGGTTTTGAACTGTGGTGCATAGCGTATTTGCCGGATTTGCTTCCGCAACCCATACCCATATTTTTCAAAGCTCCTCCAAAACCCGTAACTTCATGCCCTTTAAAATGATTTAAAAAAATAAAACTGTCAGAATAAAATATATCGCGCGCAATGCTTACGTTTTTAAAATGTTTAAAATTGACTTTAATATCTTCCTGCGCATTTCCTCTCAGCCCGTCGGCTATGATTACGGGGCAGCCGCAATTGACTATATTGAATCCATGTTTGTCAGCAATCAAAAGATGATGATAAGCATCAGAACGTTTTCCGACATAAATAGTGCTTGTGTCGGTTAAAAAAGGAAAAGCCGTTTTTTCTTTGGCTATTTTCACTATCTGAGAGACATATTTAGATTTTATGTAACCATCGTTTCCTTCTTCGCCAAAATGCATTTTTATCGCCAAATACTGTCTTGCTTTTACATGGTCAAAAACTCTGGCCTTTTTTAGAAAACTGTAAAGTTCCCCCCTTCTATCCCATGACAAAAAATAAACTTTATTTGCCATTTTTTAAGTCCCCCATTAAATTTATTTATGGTATTTTCTCAACTGTTTCATCATCAACTCAAAATCTTTAGGTATGGCGGCTTCAAAAGTTGTTTCCATATTTTGACCGGGTATTTTAAGAGTTAATGCAGCAGCATGAAGAGTCTGCCTGTCAATTAAAGGTTTTTCTTTAATTCCTTTTTTTTCTTTATAATTTCGTTTAAATGATGATAAATATAAAGGCTGGGCACTTCCATATTTGCAGTCCACCGCCAAAGGATGTCCTATACTCCAAAAATGAATTCTTATCTGATGTCGTCTTCCAGTCTGCGGCTGCGCGCATACGAGCGTATAACTTTTAAATCTTTCCAAAACTTTAAAATTTGTCATAGATTTTTTTCCAGTTTCATCTATTGAAACGTCTCTTCCTGAAATAAGTATCGGCTTGTCGATAACGCCTTCATCATCTTCCAAAACTCCCGAAAGCAAGGCTATATAATTCTTTTTAACTTCGGAAGCTTCAAACTGCATGCTCACGGCTTTGTGTGCCTGAACATTTTTAGCAAAAACAATAACTCCTGTAGTGTCTCTGTCAATTCTGTGAACAACCCATATTTTTTGACTCATCTGTTTTTTAAGTATGCCGAT
It contains:
- a CDS encoding DUF362 domain-containing protein, whose translation is MANKVYFLSWDRRGELYSFLKKARVFDHVKARQYLAIKMHFGEEGNDGYIKSKYVSQIVKIAKEKTAFPFLTDTSTIYVGKRSDAYHHLLIADKHGFNIVNCGCPVIIADGLRGNAQEDIKVNFKHFKNVSIARDIFYSDSFIFLNHFKGHEVTGFGGALKNMGMGCGSKSGKYAMHHSSKPKVRAERCKACGQCVKWCAQNALKLIEKKIVMDAGKCVGCGQCIVTCAFNVFGLKWNEGTLVVQEKIVEYAAAVIKGKKSSSINFLNHISKFCDCFSMAKNPPMMKDIGIIAGNDPVAVDQASYDMVKKVYGKDLFKEMHPDLDPSIQLEYAQMLGIGSREYELVDY
- a CDS encoding RluA family pseudouridine synthase, with amino-acid sequence MKKELTEITIYQDDNIIVVNKPSGILVIPDKHTDESKTLIGILKKQMSQKIWVVHRIDRDTTGVIVFAKNVQAHKAVSMQFEASEVKKNYIALLSGVLEDDEGVIDKPILISGRDVSIDETGKKSMTNFKVLERFKSYTLVCAQPQTGRRHQIRIHFWSIGHPLAVDCKYGSAQPLYLSSFKRNYKEKKGIKEKPLIDRQTLHAAALTLKIPGQNMETTFEAAIPKDFELMMKQLRKYHK